From one Leptospira noumeaensis genomic stretch:
- a CDS encoding C69 family dipeptidase, producing the protein MCDTSLATEKFTSTQKRIFSKNSDREPNEAQSILHLPRMEYGKGSTVRTTYIEIPQNPITYEVFLSKPFHMWGAEMGVNEFGLCIGNEAVFTNLKIKKQNNGLTGMDLIRLALERCKSAKDGLFLITELLETYGQDACGGYENRSFFYHNSFIIADRTDGYVLETADRYWVAKKIDSFYAISNGLTIGSDFEYSSSNLIDKLKVKQGKEFSFKNHFSDHFYTYMSHCKERRKLHEKTAENLEKINTHYTIKQAMETLKTHPIETDEFEPSSSSMKSLCLHATGLATPNQTNGSLIVEWDTSETNQDPLRIFYTGTSSPCLSLFKPFFFGTKNFIDSSSLISNSTYSETLWWLHESVARKSNFDYQSVRSILVPALTGLQESILNLSKEKLSLPKKEETQWRFLKDHVNILKKIDEELLQVKIGRSRWQNPFFQIYWSGQNKKSRIPFS; encoded by the coding sequence ATGTGCGATACCTCCCTTGCCACTGAAAAATTTACAAGTACACAAAAAAGAATCTTTTCCAAAAACTCAGATCGAGAACCAAACGAAGCACAATCGATCCTCCATCTCCCACGGATGGAATATGGGAAAGGAAGTACGGTAAGAACGACATACATAGAAATTCCGCAAAACCCTATTACTTACGAAGTATTTTTAAGTAAGCCCTTTCATATGTGGGGGGCTGAAATGGGAGTCAATGAATTTGGCCTCTGCATTGGAAACGAAGCCGTTTTTACAAACTTAAAAATAAAGAAACAAAACAATGGTTTAACGGGAATGGATTTAATCCGCCTGGCTTTAGAAAGATGTAAATCTGCAAAAGATGGATTATTCCTCATCACAGAGTTATTGGAAACCTATGGGCAAGATGCCTGCGGTGGTTACGAAAACCGCTCGTTTTTTTACCATAATAGTTTCATCATCGCAGATAGAACCGATGGTTATGTTTTAGAAACAGCTGACAGGTATTGGGTAGCAAAAAAAATTGATTCGTTTTATGCTATATCCAATGGACTAACGATTGGATCAGATTTTGAATACTCGTCTTCAAACTTAATTGATAAACTAAAAGTAAAACAGGGAAAAGAATTCTCTTTTAAAAACCATTTCAGTGATCATTTTTATACTTATATGAGTCATTGTAAAGAGAGAAGGAAATTACACGAAAAAACCGCAGAAAATTTAGAAAAGATTAACACTCATTATACAATTAAACAAGCGATGGAAACTTTAAAAACTCATCCAATAGAAACTGATGAGTTTGAACCATCTTCCTCTTCAATGAAATCACTTTGTTTACATGCAACGGGACTTGCAACTCCCAACCAAACCAATGGAAGTTTAATTGTAGAATGGGATACATCGGAGACAAACCAAGATCCACTTCGTATATTTTATACAGGAACGTCCTCACCTTGCCTCAGTCTTTTCAAACCTTTCTTTTTCGGAACAAAGAACTTTATCGATTCATCGAGCCTAATCTCGAATTCAACTTATTCAGAAACTTTATGGTGGTTACATGAATCAGTTGCTAGAAAATCAAATTTTGATTACCAATCCGTTCGATCTATCCTTGTCCCTGCACTCACCGGGTTACAAGAATCAATTTTAAATTTGTCAAAAGAAAAGCTTTCTCTTCCCAAAAAAGAAGAAACTCAATGGCGATTTTTAAAAGATCATGTCAATATATTAAAAAAAATAGATGAAGAGTTGTTACAGGTAAAAATAGGAAGGAGCAGATGGCAAAATCCATTTTTCCAAATTTATTGGTCAGGACAAAATAAAAAATCAAGAATTCCTTTCAGCTAA
- a CDS encoding cation-translocating P-type ATPase translates to MPSIPKQISEFILMGLTQEQVKENRNKYGANEIISSQKKGIFLMLFGVVTEPMILLLISISIVYLLLGDLGEAILLLFSVIGIITITFIQEKKTETAISALRSLASPRTNAIRDKQIIRIEGKDVVFGDLLILNEGDRVPADSELISDRMFSCDESLLTGESVPVSKSQSEVVYCGSLVVSGEGVCRVRAVGNHTEIGKIGRKIADEAVGRTLLELEVARLVRNLFIVAATLCVVLALYFGISKSQWLQGLLSGLTLAIGLMPEELPLVLTIFFALGAFRLSTKNVLVRRSSIIETLGAATVLCSDKTGTITQNKMKVGIVLTKSEKVELNPNLKISEATKDLLQIAHSASKHPSFDPMDIAISDCLHLYDQVDDSALISVRDFPLTPVQLTMVRVLKEKDSYISYAKGSPEAIFELCQFDPSESTFWTNKTNELAKDGYRVLGVAKSKSPLSQIPEDRDGCEYLFYGLLAFLDPIREIVPLAVKTAYESGIRVIMITGDYPETAKNIAGQIGLKNPEIVYTGKDFSNLSEEKMLSVIRNCNIFSRVSPEDKWQIVRMLKADGEIVAMTGDGVNDAPALRTANIGVAMGERGTDVAREASDIVLLDDSFSSILESVRIGRQIFDNLKKALGYIIGVHIPIVGITFFPILFDWPIIVLSAIHIVFMEMVIDPTCTIVFEKESAESDLMKRKPRETSEPLLDRELFINSLIQGAISLISVVSSYWITEWFLKGNSPPQVVSTATFVTLVFSNLFLILANRSLHESMWSRMRVPNPIILYVFAGTIAVLILSIYLPGMNAMFRFVPLNFLQLFSAILVAFVGVLFYDMTKLLVSKLLRG, encoded by the coding sequence ATGCCTTCCATCCCAAAACAAATTTCAGAATTCATTCTTATGGGTTTAACCCAAGAACAAGTCAAAGAAAACCGCAACAAATACGGTGCCAATGAAATCATTTCCTCACAAAAGAAAGGGATTTTTTTGATGTTGTTTGGGGTTGTCACCGAACCAATGATTTTGCTTCTCATTTCCATAAGTATTGTTTATTTACTTTTAGGGGATCTTGGGGAAGCAATCCTACTTTTGTTTTCAGTTATTGGAATCATTACTATTACCTTCATTCAGGAGAAAAAAACAGAAACGGCTATCTCTGCTCTCCGTTCCCTTGCCAGTCCCAGAACCAATGCCATTCGCGACAAACAAATCATTCGTATCGAAGGTAAAGATGTTGTGTTTGGTGATTTATTAATTTTAAACGAAGGGGATAGGGTGCCTGCCGATTCAGAACTGATTTCGGATCGGATGTTTTCTTGTGATGAATCTCTGTTAACGGGAGAATCTGTTCCCGTTTCTAAATCGCAATCGGAAGTAGTTTATTGTGGATCGTTAGTTGTTAGTGGTGAAGGTGTTTGTCGTGTTAGAGCCGTTGGAAACCATACAGAAATAGGAAAAATTGGCCGAAAGATTGCAGATGAAGCAGTAGGAAGAACTTTACTGGAGTTAGAAGTCGCAAGGCTTGTTCGTAATTTATTCATCGTAGCAGCTACTTTATGTGTTGTGCTTGCCCTTTATTTTGGGATTTCCAAAAGCCAGTGGTTACAAGGATTACTTTCAGGTTTGACACTTGCGATTGGTTTGATGCCAGAGGAACTTCCTTTGGTACTAACAATATTTTTTGCATTAGGTGCTTTTCGGCTGAGTACAAAAAACGTTTTAGTTAGACGTTCTTCCATTATCGAAACGTTAGGTGCAGCCACTGTGCTTTGTTCTGATAAAACAGGAACCATCACACAAAACAAAATGAAAGTCGGGATCGTTTTGACCAAATCGGAAAAAGTGGAACTAAACCCCAATTTGAAGATCTCGGAGGCTACAAAAGATTTACTTCAAATTGCTCATTCTGCATCCAAACATCCGAGTTTTGACCCTATGGATATTGCAATTTCCGATTGTTTGCATTTATATGACCAAGTGGATGATTCGGCCCTTATTTCTGTTCGCGATTTTCCTTTAACTCCTGTCCAATTAACAATGGTTCGTGTACTAAAAGAAAAGGATTCGTATATTAGTTATGCCAAAGGTTCTCCTGAAGCAATTTTTGAACTTTGTCAGTTTGATCCATCGGAGTCTACGTTTTGGACAAATAAAACCAATGAACTGGCAAAAGATGGATATCGTGTTTTGGGAGTCGCAAAATCAAAATCACCATTGAGTCAAATCCCTGAAGATAGAGATGGTTGTGAATATTTGTTTTATGGTCTATTGGCATTTTTAGATCCGATCAGAGAGATTGTTCCCTTAGCTGTCAAAACAGCTTATGAATCTGGGATTCGTGTGATTATGATTACGGGTGATTATCCAGAGACTGCTAAAAACATTGCAGGACAAATCGGACTAAAGAATCCGGAGATAGTTTATACCGGAAAAGATTTTTCGAATTTAAGTGAAGAAAAAATGTTATCTGTTATTCGCAATTGTAATATTTTTTCAAGGGTTAGTCCCGAAGACAAATGGCAGATTGTTCGCATGTTAAAAGCTGATGGTGAGATAGTCGCTATGACTGGGGATGGTGTGAATGATGCCCCAGCTTTGCGAACTGCAAATATAGGTGTTGCCATGGGGGAAAGAGGAACTGACGTAGCACGAGAAGCTTCCGACATTGTTTTGTTAGATGATTCCTTCTCATCAATTTTAGAATCGGTTCGGATTGGTAGACAGATTTTTGATAATTTAAAGAAAGCCTTAGGTTATATAATTGGCGTTCATATTCCGATTGTTGGGATTACGTTTTTTCCGATCCTCTTCGATTGGCCTATCATTGTGTTATCAGCCATCCATATTGTTTTTATGGAAATGGTCATTGATCCCACTTGTACAATTGTATTTGAAAAGGAATCCGCAGAATCTGATTTGATGAAACGAAAACCGAGAGAAACATCTGAGCCCCTTTTGGATCGGGAATTGTTTATCAATTCTCTGATCCAAGGTGCTATTTCTTTGATTTCCGTAGTTTCTTCCTACTGGATCACCGAATGGTTTTTGAAGGGAAATTCTCCGCCCCAAGTAGTGAGTACGGCGACCTTCGTTACATTAGTATTCTCGAATTTATTTTTAATTTTGGCCAATCGGTCATTACACGAATCTATGTGGAGCCGGATGCGGGTTCCTAACCCAATCATTCTATATGTTTTTGCGGGAACGATCGCTGTTTTAATATTGTCCATATATTTGCCCGGGATGAATGCCATGTTTCGATTTGTCCCACTCAATTTTCTGCAATTATTCTCGGCGATACTGGTTGCATTTGTGGGAGTATTGTTCTACGATATGACAAAACTTTTAGTTTCGAAATTACTTCGTGGCTGA
- a CDS encoding patatin-like phospholipase family protein, translating to MIELFFPKKYSALCLKSAFFGFFAHTGFVRGLQEIGFKPAIVTGSSSGAMIGALYATGREMVDFESLVLGLKKKDFWEGNSITMFGRLLRKGLNGYSGVLTGKATRKILYPYLGNQKFSDLPIKLGIAVSNLSKNKRELITEGNVLDAVMASIAFPFLYEVQEFQGQEFLDGGIGDGEPIKELILDPSIDRIVIHQINNHRPLSRNTMKRALDASVQIIESETEDLKSLLAKEKGKKLIRLETNTPYLSPNDFSKGKFALAEGRGTAYRHKAEILGDLELPIFGFLNQ from the coding sequence ATGATAGAACTCTTCTTTCCCAAAAAGTATTCTGCTCTTTGTTTGAAATCTGCCTTTTTTGGTTTTTTTGCCCATACTGGATTTGTTCGTGGGTTACAAGAAATTGGCTTTAAACCAGCAATTGTCACAGGTTCCAGCTCGGGGGCAATGATCGGTGCTTTGTATGCGACGGGTCGTGAAATGGTGGACTTTGAATCCTTAGTTTTGGGATTAAAGAAAAAGGATTTTTGGGAAGGAAATTCAATCACTATGTTTGGTCGTTTGTTACGGAAAGGTTTGAATGGTTACAGTGGTGTTCTTACTGGGAAGGCCACACGTAAAATTCTTTATCCTTACCTAGGTAATCAAAAGTTTTCCGACTTACCCATTAAACTTGGAATCGCTGTTTCTAATCTTTCCAAAAATAAACGAGAACTTATTACGGAAGGCAACGTTCTTGATGCGGTAATGGCATCCATTGCATTTCCCTTTTTGTATGAAGTGCAGGAATTTCAAGGCCAGGAATTTTTAGATGGTGGGATTGGCGATGGTGAACCCATCAAAGAATTAATTTTAGACCCAAGTATCGATAGAATTGTCATTCATCAAATCAATAATCATAGACCACTCAGTCGAAACACCATGAAGCGAGCATTAGATGCTTCAGTACAAATCATTGAATCAGAAACAGAAGATTTAAAATCTCTCTTAGCAAAAGAAAAAGGAAAAAAACTAATCCGTCTGGAAACAAATACTCCTTATTTATCGCCTAATGATTTTTCAAAAGGGAAATTTGCTCTGGCTGAAGGTCGAGGGACGGCCTACAGACATAAAGCAGAAATTTTAGGTGATTTGGAACTTCCTATTTTCGGGTTTTTAAATCAATAA
- a CDS encoding hybrid sensor histidine kinase/response regulator codes for MDIQKKLNVLVVEDSVTSYKAIVSVLQNFGFSIFSERAEWKAEFEQLIADEKWDIVISDFYLPDFDGRYVITRVKEVNPDLPVILVTEFLPEEAGSEFLNLGASEFLPKSSIIKLPFVVNRELEAYRLKVSQKKAWDMLVHGEELLTRSQRISHLGHFEVIFPEKNTLWSLELYRILGFDFGEIPLMEKVWSLLDEPEHDHIKVVWEELLKDNHSKEMIVTLNTKLGRKKVNLWLEAERFDDFRYRIFGTIHDISDVSELEHSIQVNEQLFKGIFNNSSQAIFLLDLQGHVIRMNRNAVLSFERDETDIQGLELIRSVFSNSDEESIKKLTYGMKLSLKNQSFEVFVRYSLSDGREKYFDCDFYPLTDPSGKIIYIVLEAKDITEKIVLERAYAQSQKLEALGTFAGGIAHDFNNLLTPMMAYVSYLNSEWSKNDTDESIKKSLPAIEGISKSLDRAKNLIQQILTYSKIDNSVSKQLDLREQLLQVLQEVRVVSSNQIVLSTDLGNEPAFVNADPIQIFQILSNLYENAVFALQENPDPKITISLSKVSYEKSELLHVGFMKNTEYWKLGFADNGSGIAPEIIEKIFDPFFTTKGGKGTGLGLPIIYGIMVKMGGTILVNSSLGVGTEFDLYFPAWRTMF; via the coding sequence ATGGACATCCAAAAGAAACTCAATGTACTTGTTGTTGAAGATTCAGTTACTTCTTACAAAGCAATTGTTTCTGTACTTCAAAACTTCGGGTTTTCAATTTTTTCAGAAAGAGCTGAATGGAAAGCCGAGTTTGAACAACTAATCGCTGATGAAAAATGGGATATTGTTATTTCTGATTTTTATCTTCCTGATTTTGACGGTCGTTATGTGATTACCAGAGTCAAAGAAGTCAATCCTGATTTACCAGTGATTCTTGTAACAGAGTTTTTGCCAGAAGAAGCGGGATCCGAGTTTCTTAATTTAGGTGCATCCGAGTTTTTACCCAAATCGTCAATCATCAAACTTCCGTTTGTCGTAAATCGTGAATTAGAAGCCTATAGGTTAAAGGTATCTCAAAAAAAAGCTTGGGATATGTTAGTTCACGGAGAAGAACTTCTCACTCGTTCTCAAAGAATTTCTCATTTAGGACATTTTGAAGTTATATTTCCTGAAAAAAATACCTTATGGTCTTTGGAATTGTATAGAATTTTGGGATTTGATTTCGGTGAAATCCCGCTGATGGAAAAGGTTTGGTCATTGTTAGATGAACCGGAACACGATCATATCAAAGTAGTTTGGGAAGAACTTTTAAAAGACAATCATTCTAAAGAAATGATAGTTACATTAAATACCAAACTTGGTAGGAAAAAAGTTAACTTATGGTTGGAAGCGGAACGATTTGACGATTTTAGATACAGGATTTTTGGAACCATTCATGATATATCCGATGTTTCTGAATTGGAACATTCGATTCAAGTCAACGAACAGCTGTTTAAAGGTATTTTTAATAATTCTTCTCAAGCAATTTTTCTTTTAGACTTACAGGGTCATGTCATTCGAATGAATCGTAATGCTGTACTGTCCTTTGAACGGGATGAAACGGACATTCAAGGATTGGAGCTAATTCGCTCTGTATTTTCCAATTCGGATGAAGAATCGATAAAAAAACTGACTTATGGGATGAAACTTTCGTTAAAAAACCAAAGTTTTGAAGTATTTGTAAGGTATAGTTTGTCGGATGGACGAGAAAAATATTTTGACTGCGACTTTTACCCTCTTACGGATCCATCTGGAAAAATTATCTATATAGTTTTAGAAGCAAAAGATATTACAGAAAAAATAGTATTGGAACGGGCTTATGCACAGTCACAAAAATTGGAAGCACTCGGTACCTTTGCCGGTGGGATTGCCCACGATTTTAACAACCTTTTAACTCCAATGATGGCTTATGTTTCGTATTTGAATTCTGAATGGTCTAAAAACGATACAGACGAATCTATTAAAAAATCTTTACCGGCGATTGAAGGAATTTCTAAATCTTTGGATCGTGCTAAAAATTTGATCCAACAAATTCTTACTTATTCCAAAATTGATAATTCCGTTTCCAAACAATTGGATCTAAGAGAACAACTTTTGCAGGTATTACAAGAAGTAAGAGTTGTATCTTCGAATCAAATCGTTTTGTCTACTGATTTAGGAAATGAACCGGCTTTCGTAAATGCCGACCCCATTCAAATTTTTCAAATCCTCTCCAATCTCTATGAAAACGCGGTGTTTGCGTTACAAGAGAATCCAGACCCTAAAATTACAATTTCTCTTTCCAAGGTGTCCTACGAAAAATCGGAACTATTACATGTTGGATTTATGAAAAATACAGAATATTGGAAATTGGGGTTTGCAGATAACGGCTCAGGAATTGCTCCTGAAATTATCGAAAAAATTTTTGACCCCTTTTTTACTACAAAAGGAGGCAAAGGAACGGGGCTGGGACTACCCATCATATATGGAATTATGGTAAAAATGGGTGGAACCATATTAGTTAACTCCAGTTTGGGGGTGGGAACAGAGTTTGATTTGTATTTTCCCGCATGGCGAACTATGTTTTAA
- a CDS encoding ATP-binding protein, with protein MDRISFEDKSRWNAQLNDYASYLKDAETSGRGYLLTGDPDFLGPYKNAIILLAKLETDLRAGCEDIYKDDLDLIIRANQSKMEFIHGYVSNYSRKIFYKADFLESKRRMNVFRTAVKNLLNKKLEKENIENEKARKFTIRLVAVSGGFFFLLSILILWMIFVLKRNAQILVEKELVEDRLYEIDDLYHNSPVGFHSLDANGYFVKVNHTECDWLGYSAEELIGKVRWPDILTEESRETFQRNFPVFKEAGNIENLRFEVLRKDGSSLFLNLSATAIYSKNNEMIRSRSVLLDISQMVQYERELIESRVRAEDANRAKSEFLSSMSHELRTPLNAVIGLSMLLMEENPKPEQVEYLKNLRFSSETLLTLINDILDFNKIEEHMIIIEEIDFSLKEFISSISTSFAVKAKEQLLLFREEIDPNLPEFIRFDPTRMLQVMNNLLSNAIKFTKEGSITLRVLLLEKQEEDVLIRFEVVDTGIGISQDKLKYVFEKFTQASQDTTRKYGGSGLGLAISKGLVELMKGKLELESELEKGSKFSFTFPCKIGHSKSSPNTFLLKETKDLVGKRILIADDIEINRSIVIRFLKRWGVEYEEATDGAEVILKLSNGKIDLILMDLHMPNVDGYMATKQIRETEKWSQIPIIALTASAQLETQEKIHSVGMNDFISKPFYPNDLYQKLLNWVPD; from the coding sequence ATGGATCGAATTTCATTTGAAGATAAAAGTCGTTGGAATGCTCAGCTAAATGATTATGCTTCTTATCTAAAAGATGCAGAGACTAGTGGGAGAGGATATCTTCTTACGGGTGACCCCGATTTTTTAGGACCTTATAAAAATGCGATTATTTTACTAGCTAAACTCGAAACAGACCTTCGAGCTGGATGCGAAGATATTTATAAAGATGACCTTGATTTGATCATCCGGGCCAATCAATCCAAAATGGAATTTATACATGGATATGTAAGTAATTATTCCAGAAAAATATTTTATAAGGCTGATTTTTTAGAAAGTAAAAGGCGTATGAACGTCTTTCGTACAGCAGTCAAAAACTTACTTAATAAAAAGTTAGAGAAAGAAAATATTGAAAATGAAAAGGCTCGTAAATTTACAATTCGATTGGTCGCAGTTTCAGGCGGTTTTTTCTTTCTTCTGTCCATACTTATCTTGTGGATGATTTTTGTATTAAAACGAAATGCACAAATTTTAGTAGAGAAAGAGTTGGTGGAAGATCGTCTCTATGAAATAGATGACTTATATCACAATTCACCTGTTGGGTTTCATAGTTTAGATGCTAATGGATACTTTGTTAAAGTCAATCACACAGAATGTGATTGGTTGGGTTATTCAGCAGAGGAATTAATTGGAAAAGTTAGGTGGCCTGATATTTTAACAGAGGAAAGTCGGGAGACCTTCCAGAGAAACTTTCCGGTATTTAAAGAGGCGGGAAACATTGAAAACTTAAGATTTGAAGTATTACGTAAAGATGGAAGTTCTTTGTTTTTAAATCTTTCTGCAACTGCTATTTATTCAAAAAACAATGAAATGATCAGATCCAGGTCTGTTTTACTTGATATCTCTCAGATGGTTCAATACGAAAGAGAATTGATTGAATCAAGGGTTCGAGCAGAGGATGCAAACCGTGCGAAGTCTGAATTTCTTTCCAGTATGAGTCATGAATTACGGACACCACTGAATGCCGTCATTGGTCTTTCTATGTTGCTTATGGAAGAAAATCCAAAACCAGAACAGGTTGAATATCTAAAAAACTTACGTTTCTCCAGCGAAACACTTCTTACTTTAATCAATGATATCTTGGATTTTAATAAAATCGAAGAACATATGATTATTATTGAAGAAATTGATTTTAGTTTAAAAGAGTTTATAAGTTCTATTTCTACATCTTTTGCAGTTAAAGCGAAAGAACAACTTTTATTGTTTCGAGAAGAGATCGATCCAAATCTGCCTGAATTCATTCGTTTTGATCCAACAAGAATGTTGCAAGTGATGAATAATTTATTATCCAATGCAATTAAGTTTACTAAGGAAGGTTCCATTACTCTACGTGTATTGTTATTAGAGAAACAAGAAGAAGATGTTTTGATTCGTTTTGAGGTGGTGGATACTGGTATTGGTATATCACAAGATAAACTCAAATATGTATTTGAAAAATTCACTCAAGCAAGCCAAGACACTACCAGAAAATACGGTGGTTCTGGACTTGGTCTTGCGATCTCAAAAGGCCTTGTGGAGTTAATGAAAGGAAAATTGGAATTGGAATCGGAACTAGAAAAAGGATCTAAATTTTCATTCACTTTCCCTTGTAAAATAGGTCATTCTAAATCCTCTCCAAATACTTTTTTATTAAAGGAAACCAAGGATTTAGTTGGAAAAAGAATTTTGATTGCTGATGATATTGAAATCAATCGCTCGATTGTGATTCGTTTTCTCAAACGTTGGGGTGTCGAGTATGAAGAAGCTACCGACGGCGCGGAAGTCATACTTAAGTTGTCCAATGGAAAAATTGATTTGATACTTATGGACTTACATATGCCGAATGTTGATGGTTATATGGCGACAAAACAAATTCGTGAAACGGAAAAGTGGAGTCAAATACCAATCATTGCTCTGACGGCATCAGCTCAATTAGAAACACAGGAAAAAATTCACTCAGTCGGAATGAACGATTTTATCTCCAAACCTTTTTATCCAAATGATTTATACCAGAAGTTATTAAATTGGGTGCCAGATTAG
- a CDS encoding SpoIIE family protein phosphatase, which translates to MKISQPLFSFFLSVLLLSSPLFSFPLSIEESKNYRDIGKYFEYVIVPEKDSSLDRILREDTLWRPNPKATISFPRTKDPLWIKITLIHYGNLPHTFFLHFSSPVIDVFELHTQVKGNWITQVSGEQVLQSNKPIYSHIPAFPITLSPDETRTIYVKIFSANPIFNFVSIYNSRSFIAYSKKQDIFFAAYFGAGFMMFLFSIFLAHTLRYKKFFYYFFYLATILLINSFSTGFMQYIEIGNNHTWKNYLFPITIYLTSVFGLLFTIEFLETEKNFPKTTKLTEGFILLFITLIFSLFFLELKNFIQLGLTLVIIPILLALTISTMAFFKSKRKLEVILFLFAFGSILIGGALNTLTVQGWIRPVHLSSYSLPLGSAIEVFFLSMALVLKVSDYRKATEEKQELDLQLKIAQKLQNGLLPQKRSHANGHALGFRYSPASDIGGDFVQIIVKENEIGLFLCDVSGHGIPAAMIASMTKVSLQIWDDSLDKPCYAAERIRLSLLSSLAGHFLSAFFVYINQKEKIIKIANAGHHPMIYLDRNGNIEHITSPGRAMNEYVESRLIEKTLPLPNSGTLILYTDGVIEARNTTHGELFGEDRFHSLLQTLAKQNPQSICDQVITEVEKFQKSKRSDDDVTILAISLEKEI; encoded by the coding sequence ATGAAAATTTCTCAACCTTTGTTTTCTTTTTTTCTCAGCGTTCTCCTTCTTTCTTCTCCTCTTTTCTCTTTTCCTCTATCCATAGAAGAATCCAAAAACTATCGAGATATCGGGAAATACTTTGAATATGTAATTGTACCAGAAAAAGATTCCAGTTTAGATCGGATCCTAAGAGAAGATACTCTCTGGAGGCCAAACCCAAAAGCCACAATTTCTTTTCCGCGCACCAAAGATCCGTTATGGATCAAAATTACTCTCATCCATTATGGGAATTTACCTCATACATTTTTTTTACATTTTTCCAGTCCAGTGATTGATGTGTTTGAGTTACACACGCAGGTCAAAGGGAATTGGATCACTCAAGTTTCGGGAGAACAAGTTCTACAAAGTAATAAACCCATCTACTCTCATATCCCAGCCTTTCCTATCACACTTTCACCAGACGAAACAAGAACCATCTATGTAAAAATTTTTTCAGCAAATCCAATTTTTAATTTTGTTTCGATTTATAACTCGAGAAGTTTCATTGCATATTCAAAGAAACAAGATATATTCTTTGCCGCTTACTTCGGCGCAGGATTTATGATGTTTCTTTTTAGTATCTTCCTTGCTCATACCTTACGATATAAAAAGTTTTTCTATTATTTCTTTTATCTGGCTACCATTCTTTTAATTAATTCATTTTCCACTGGATTTATGCAGTACATTGAAATAGGAAATAATCACACCTGGAAAAACTATCTTTTTCCAATAACAATTTACCTTACATCTGTATTCGGTTTGTTGTTCACCATAGAGTTTTTGGAAACAGAGAAAAACTTTCCGAAAACTACGAAACTAACCGAAGGATTTATATTATTATTCATAACATTGATTTTTTCTCTATTTTTCTTAGAACTTAAAAACTTCATCCAATTAGGACTAACTCTTGTTATTATTCCTATTTTATTAGCACTTACTATTTCAACTATGGCATTTTTCAAAAGCAAAAGGAAACTGGAGGTTATCTTATTTCTATTTGCTTTTGGATCAATTCTTATCGGTGGTGCCCTAAACACACTCACAGTCCAGGGATGGATACGACCAGTGCACTTATCATCGTATTCATTGCCACTAGGCTCAGCGATAGAAGTATTTTTCTTATCAATGGCATTGGTTTTAAAAGTATCCGATTATAGAAAAGCAACAGAGGAGAAACAAGAATTAGACCTACAATTAAAAATCGCTCAAAAACTTCAAAACGGGCTCCTTCCACAGAAAAGAAGCCATGCCAATGGACATGCCTTAGGATTTAGATATTCCCCTGCTTCCGATATTGGCGGTGACTTTGTTCAGATCATTGTTAAAGAAAATGAAATTGGTTTATTCTTATGTGATGTTTCTGGACACGGAATTCCTGCTGCCATGATTGCATCCATGACGAAGGTATCTTTACAAATTTGGGATGATTCACTAGATAAACCTTGTTATGCTGCCGAACGAATTCGGTTGTCCTTACTTAGTTCTCTTGCGGGTCATTTTTTAAGTGCCTTCTTTGTTTATATCAACCAAAAAGAAAAAATAATAAAAATTGCAAATGCTGGTCACCATCCTATGATTTATCTAGATCGAAATGGGAATATAGAACATATTACAAGTCCTGGTAGAGCCATGAATGAATATGTCGAATCCAGACTGATTGAAAAAACGTTACCTTTACCAAACTCCGGAACTTTGATTCTATATACAGATGGTGTTATTGAAGCGAGGAATACAACTCATGGGGAACTTTTCGGTGAAGATCGATTTCATTCTTTATTGCAAACTTTAGCAAAACAAAATCCGCAAAGTATTTGTGATCAAGTCATAACAGAAGTTGAAAAATTTCAAAAGTCTAAACGATCCGACGATGACGTTACAATTCTTGCCATTTCTTTGGAAAAAGAAATCTAA